In Crinalium epipsammum PCC 9333, the following are encoded in one genomic region:
- a CDS encoding tetratricopeptide repeat protein — MQSEQSERSAKELYNEGQRLHLNGRDYLRAIEYYNQAIRLNPNFGNAYLDRGFARIQLKEYREAIKDFTRAMELELEYPDTNFPEAYYGRGVAYAGIGDYQKAIDNFNQAINLDSAAEFEGTRSVDFTGGEQDLKFRLATAYYSRGIAKAQKDRPGAIRDLQRSAKLFSDLGARSDYQKVQNFLKKLS, encoded by the coding sequence ATGCAATCGGAACAATCTGAGCGATCAGCAAAAGAACTATACAATGAGGGACAAAGGCTTCATCTGAATGGAAGAGACTACCTTAGAGCAATTGAGTACTACAATCAGGCGATTCGGCTTAATCCAAATTTTGGTAACGCTTACTTAGATCGCGGTTTTGCAAGAATTCAGCTAAAAGAATACCGAGAGGCGATTAAAGATTTTACTAGGGCAATGGAGCTTGAATTAGAGTATCCAGATACTAATTTCCCTGAGGCGTACTACGGGCGTGGTGTTGCCTATGCTGGAATTGGAGATTACCAAAAAGCAATTGATAATTTTAACCAAGCAATTAACCTTGACTCTGCTGCCGAGTTTGAGGGCACTCGTAGTGTTGATTTCACTGGTGGTGAGCAGGATCTTAAGTTTAGGCTCGCTACTGCTTACTACAGCCGAGGTATTGCAAAGGCGCAAAAGGACAGACCAGGAGCAATTAGAGATTTGCAGAGATCTGCAAAACTTTTTTCTGATCTTGGAGCTAGATCTGACTACCAAAAAGTACAAAATTTCCTCAAAAAACTCTCCTAG
- a CDS encoding HNH endonuclease, giving the protein MGFKYSGRRMEVDHIIPKSKGGKNEFKNY; this is encoded by the coding sequence ATAGGTTTTAAATATTCGGGTAGAAGGATGGAAGTTGACCATATAATTCCTAAATCGAAAGGCGGAAAGAATGAGTTCAAAAACTATTAA
- a CDS encoding DUF4344 domain-containing metallopeptidase, whose product MFLIALQLCLTNNSVFAQKTNRVLFEKQNSKQQENNTLIIEPANNQKNIIVKEIAEPIFYAAVEGMNKKKGLKNLNLKVIARECHKENAFYDPQKKQIIICYELLYKYMKLGKKLAALSLTNLNTQEQRNAIEVITVNAGLAFVFQHELGHALIDVYKIPVFAAEEQVADSFAIINTINELYKEYPSFDKNFRSIISSKEEFVYIALLPIAAQYAVESARKEITSSHYANEHPLDIQRFYNLACLVYGSSPTSSIYQDYKQRLGSRASRCPNEYKQALENWKNVEKNAIQMDKEEVATPSISAPTF is encoded by the coding sequence TTGTTCTTAATAGCTCTTCAATTATGTCTAACCAATAATTCTGTTTTTGCCCAAAAAACAAATCGAGTACTTTTTGAAAAACAAAATAGTAAACAACAAGAAAATAATACGTTAATCATTGAACCTGCTAATAATCAAAAAAACATTATTGTAAAAGAGATAGCCGAACCAATTTTTTATGCAGCAGTTGAGGGAATGAACAAAAAAAAAGGATTAAAAAATTTAAATCTTAAAGTAATTGCTAGAGAATGTCATAAAGAGAATGCTTTTTACGATCCCCAAAAAAAGCAGATTATTATTTGTTATGAGCTTTTATACAAGTATATGAAATTGGGCAAAAAGTTAGCTGCACTAAGCCTAACTAATCTAAATACTCAAGAGCAGAGGAATGCAATAGAGGTTATAACAGTAAATGCTGGGCTGGCGTTTGTTTTTCAACATGAGTTAGGACATGCTTTAATAGATGTATACAAAATTCCCGTTTTTGCAGCTGAAGAACAAGTGGCTGATAGTTTTGCAATTATAAACACAATAAACGAGTTATATAAGGAGTATCCATCATTTGATAAAAATTTTCGTTCTATAATTTCTAGCAAAGAAGAGTTTGTATATATAGCTTTACTTCCTATTGCTGCACAATATGCAGTTGAATCTGCAAGAAAAGAAATAACTTCCTCGCACTATGCCAATGAGCATCCTTTAGACATACAAAGGTTTTATAACCTTGCCTGCTTAGTATACGGTAGTTCTCCTACATCATCTATTTACCAAGATTATAAGCAAAGACTAGGTAGTAGAGCTAGCCGTTGTCCTAATGAATATAAACAAGCTTTGGAAAATTGGAAAAACGTAGAAAAAAATGCTATCCAGATGGACAAAGAAGAGGTTGCAACACCTTCTATTTCAGCGCCCACATTTTAA
- a CDS encoding Piwi domain-containing protein produces the protein MMAAIPVSQTDTFLGEVFPLTISQPNLMGFRLSPEVDKEVGNRLSFHFCRQFPDLVVSWHAQSFWVLGKPNQPMPSPDAWKEALKNIQKQVEDFSNCYWSFQLVRQPSATPDIFAQLAFQVLRTDRPFSTVSVLSNNGVEVRREVEFWAETVELKGTLESALALTVQSRIVFKGDLAEFYQNHSYRHEPEKLLIGLKVQDNESGSLATITQLVGTVGEHRQRLMDNATGSVSKEALKNAPDDQPLVAVQFGKNKKQFHYAMAALRPAITSETASQFGVEYGQLLKATKIRNSERQKLLLNYKQVASNALAPYGIKLAARCLNSREYPDLFWLPPVSLLETPLLFGKKLTEVQSKILTGLKKGGVYRRHDDYRDSSKFIKIAALKVCDATVAPFLNEVQKRLKDYGFESQIIDKKVLSSNNLSGAEVTVEVERVVNDLVTITPDIVLTFLPESDRHTDHRDDGSFYHQIYSLLLNRQIASQVIYEDTLKDVEYKYILNQVIPGILAKLGNLPFVLAEPLTIADYFIGLDISRSTKEKLPGTLNACASIRLYGQRGEFLRYRLEGDLIEGEEIPQRLLEKLLPSTTLGGKTVLIYRDGRFCGQEVDNFLARAKAINAKFILVECKKSHIPRLYNLNEKVVTAPTPGLALRISSREAVLVTTQVSENVGLARPLRLIVHEQGHLASIESVVETTLKLTLLHHGALKIPRLPMPLFGSDKMAYLRLNGIYPSILEGDRQFWL, from the coding sequence ATGATGGCTGCTATCCCCGTTTCCCAAACTGACACATTTTTGGGCGAAGTTTTCCCCCTTACTATCTCACAACCAAATTTAATGGGCTTTCGATTGAGTCCAGAAGTTGACAAGGAGGTAGGCAACCGCTTAAGTTTCCATTTTTGTCGTCAGTTTCCAGACTTAGTTGTTAGTTGGCACGCTCAATCATTTTGGGTATTAGGGAAACCAAATCAGCCAATGCCTAGCCCAGATGCTTGGAAAGAGGCTTTGAAAAATATCCAAAAGCAAGTGGAAGATTTTAGTAATTGTTACTGGTCATTCCAATTGGTACGTCAGCCCTCCGCCACCCCCGATATTTTTGCTCAACTAGCTTTTCAAGTCTTAAGAACAGACCGACCTTTTTCCACAGTTTCTGTTTTATCAAACAATGGAGTTGAGGTTAGGCGTGAAGTAGAATTTTGGGCAGAAACTGTTGAATTAAAAGGAACATTAGAATCAGCACTAGCTTTAACAGTTCAAAGTCGCATTGTTTTCAAAGGAGATTTAGCTGAATTTTATCAAAATCATTCTTATCGACACGAACCTGAAAAGCTTTTGATTGGTTTAAAAGTACAAGATAATGAATCGGGGAGTTTGGCTACTATCACCCAGCTTGTCGGAACAGTAGGAGAACACCGACAAAGGTTAATGGATAATGCCACAGGTTCAGTTAGTAAAGAAGCATTGAAAAATGCGCCAGATGACCAGCCTCTTGTCGCTGTGCAATTTGGTAAGAATAAAAAACAGTTCCACTATGCAATGGCTGCTCTCCGTCCCGCTATTACCTCTGAAACAGCTAGCCAGTTTGGGGTGGAATATGGACAACTCCTCAAGGCGACTAAAATTCGTAATAGCGAGCGACAAAAACTTTTATTGAATTACAAACAAGTAGCATCAAATGCTTTAGCTCCTTATGGGATTAAACTAGCAGCTAGGTGTCTTAACAGCAGAGAATATCCCGATTTGTTTTGGCTACCGCCAGTTTCCCTTTTAGAAACCCCACTTCTTTTTGGCAAGAAACTTACTGAAGTTCAAAGCAAAATCCTTACGGGTCTGAAAAAAGGGGGTGTTTACCGTCGTCATGATGATTATCGTGATTCCTCAAAGTTTATTAAAATTGCTGCTTTGAAAGTGTGCGATGCAACGGTCGCTCCCTTTCTTAATGAAGTTCAAAAACGTCTGAAAGATTATGGATTTGAGAGCCAGATAATTGATAAGAAAGTTCTGTCGAGCAATAATTTAAGCGGTGCTGAAGTCACAGTAGAAGTGGAGAGAGTTGTTAATGATTTAGTGACTATTACGCCGGATATTGTTTTGACGTTTCTCCCAGAGAGCGATCGCCACACAGATCATCGTGATGATGGAAGTTTTTATCATCAAATTTACTCGCTTTTACTCAATCGTCAGATTGCTAGTCAAGTTATCTATGAAGACACTTTAAAGGATGTTGAATACAAATACATCCTCAATCAAGTAATTCCAGGGATTCTGGCCAAGTTGGGAAATTTACCTTTTGTTTTAGCAGAACCTTTAACAATTGCTGACTATTTTATTGGATTAGATATTTCCAGGTCTACTAAAGAGAAGTTACCTGGAACTTTGAATGCTTGTGCGAGTATACGTCTTTACGGTCAACGAGGAGAGTTTCTGCGCTACCGATTGGAAGGCGATTTAATTGAAGGAGAAGAAATCCCTCAGCGACTTCTCGAAAAATTACTCCCATCTACAACATTAGGAGGTAAAACTGTCTTGATTTATCGGGATGGGCGCTTTTGCGGTCAAGAAGTCGATAATTTTTTGGCAAGGGCTAAAGCAATCAACGCTAAATTTATCCTAGTAGAATGCAAAAAATCTCATATCCCTCGACTGTATAACTTGAACGAAAAAGTTGTGACGGCACCAACACCAGGGTTAGCACTTCGCATTTCATCTCGTGAAGCGGTTCTGGTAACAACTCAGGTTTCTGAAAATGTGGGTTTGGCTCGTCCCTTGCGCTTGATAGTTCATGAACAAGGACATCTGGCATCAATTGAGAGTGTGGTAGAAACAACTCTTAAACTTACTCTGTTACATCATGGAGCACTAAAAATTCCACGATTGCCAATGCCACTATTTGGCTCAGATAAAATGGCTTATCTACGCTTAAATGGGATCTATCCGAGTATATTGGAGGGCGATCGCCAGTTTTGGCTATAG
- a CDS encoding PD-(D/E)XK nuclease family protein, producing the protein MTKIWQFASYNLLSLFSPAVGQERWHCDMKRGITKARKNEPQVKALLEEDTRWQRIGLLAQKGVYEFHLHSQLLYSSDGVERVAEILQLNQESVEVQKRVKSTLENYRKNPILVGKSIIKLSRGDEGFPEPILIQRGNYLFNFYAAIDCIFREPDGTLHILDLKTGKSEFDRRQGFIYLLAARYLYPQQPAIASFYNLETGNWSAPITATSIQLDVIEMELARISQQHQKDLWRYRQNLDDFATIFPPNSGLPCQYCQFNSICQFSAFEVPT; encoded by the coding sequence ATGACAAAAATTTGGCAGTTTGCCAGCTACAATTTATTATCTTTGTTCTCACCAGCCGTGGGTCAAGAACGCTGGCACTGCGATATGAAACGAGGTATTACTAAAGCTAGAAAGAATGAACCACAAGTTAAGGCTCTTTTGGAGGAAGATACCAGATGGCAGCGAATTGGATTGCTAGCACAGAAAGGAGTCTATGAATTTCATCTTCATAGCCAGCTATTGTACTCCTCAGACGGCGTAGAGCGAGTAGCAGAGATTCTGCAATTGAACCAAGAATCGGTTGAAGTCCAGAAACGAGTAAAGTCAACTTTAGAGAACTACCGTAAAAACCCGATTTTAGTTGGGAAAAGCATCATCAAACTGAGTCGAGGTGATGAAGGATTTCCAGAACCAATTCTCATTCAACGTGGAAATTATCTATTTAATTTTTATGCAGCGATAGACTGCATTTTTAGAGAGCCAGATGGCACTCTGCATATTTTAGATTTGAAGACAGGTAAATCCGAATTCGATCGCAGACAAGGATTTATTTACCTATTAGCTGCCCGCTACCTTTACCCACAGCAACCTGCTATTGCTTCATTTTATAACTTAGAAACTGGTAACTGGTCTGCCCCTATTACTGCAACCTCTATCCAACTTGACGTTATTGAGATGGAACTGGCGCGAATTTCCCAACAGCATCAAAAGGATTTATGGCGTTATCGACAAAACCTAGATGATTTTGCGACAATCTTTCCACCTAATTCTGGGCTTCCTTGCCAATACTGCCAATTTAATTCAATTTGTCAATTTTCTGCCTTTGAGGTTCCCACATGA
- a CDS encoding methylmalonic aciduria and homocystinuria type D protein, with the protein MVYGKRVAGYEVLPVEQSRLKAFQQYSPIEWVTETGQAVEVSVHRCSLFVAQNLERVFPDWVLPITTCRVIVVLQQSRYPLAETAPHIERGKDRLRERFISFGSDAARHLRERGFLTDLIDPRTGYPLLSRPGEIAHDDTAAVKALLGFSVIHNSCSVLEHPSWGSAVYPSILISSASSRAIMPVLKRVALQHGWIVPQSKTQLQLSVLGV; encoded by the coding sequence ATGGTGTATGGGAAACGGGTAGCTGGATATGAAGTACTTCCTGTGGAACAGTCTAGATTGAAGGCTTTCCAGCAGTACTCACCAATCGAGTGGGTTACAGAAACGGGACAGGCAGTTGAGGTGTCAGTTCATCGGTGTAGTTTGTTTGTCGCCCAAAACCTAGAGCGGGTCTTTCCTGACTGGGTTTTACCTATAACAACTTGCCGAGTGATTGTAGTTCTTCAGCAATCCCGCTACCCCCTGGCGGAAACTGCACCCCACATAGAGAGGGGGAAAGACCGTTTGCGGGAAAGGTTTATCAGCTTTGGCTCAGATGCAGCACGCCATCTGCGGGAGCGTGGTTTCCTAACAGACTTGATAGACCCGCGTACTGGTTATCCCCTCCTGTCACGTCCCGGAGAAATCGCCCACGACGATACCGCCGCAGTCAAAGCTTTGTTAGGCTTTTCAGTCATTCACAATAGCTGCTCTGTGTTAGAGCATCCCAGTTGGGGCAGTGCCGTCTATCCCAGCATCTTGATATCTTCGGCTTCTTCACGAGCGATTATGCCTGTCTTAAAACGAGTCGCTCTACAACACGGTTGGATTGTTCCACAATCAAAAACCCAATTACAACTATCTGTATTAGGAGTTTGA
- a CDS encoding helix-turn-helix domain-containing protein, with translation MSKTFGKRIREARQYKGFSQRDLAALVKVDYTYLSKLENDRAEYPPKEEIIQSLAHHLDLDAYELRDLAGRIAPEDAKVVQELVKTYPKQMPVLFRQMRDNPELAQKFIREATQAESEEE, from the coding sequence GTGAGTAAGACTTTTGGTAAGCGTATTCGTGAAGCTCGTCAATATAAAGGATTTAGCCAGCGTGATTTAGCGGCATTGGTAAAGGTGGATTATACCTACCTATCCAAACTAGAGAATGATCGCGCAGAGTATCCCCCTAAAGAGGAGATTATTCAGTCATTAGCACATCACCTAGATTTAGATGCTTATGAATTACGCGACCTAGCAGGTCGAATCGCGCCAGAAGATGCCAAAGTTGTTCAGGAGCTTGTTAAAACCTACCCAAAACAGATGCCTGTTTTATTCCGTCAAATGCGGGACAATCCTGAACTGGCTCAAAAATTTATTCGGGAAGCTACACAAGCAGAAAGTGAGGAGGAATAA
- a CDS encoding ImmA/IrrE family metallo-endopeptidase → MSVIKPYQFLPKEKIEHLANDLLRRMEGTPTFPNWPGVAERAVDFLDLGMVWEKIPHQDGRPVAARIYPTQRLIEINEDIPKLQQDFGFAESTIAHEVGHWILHINQDEADGIVEQLELSLDCVTTEQPFLCRDVGERIALNSPQTQADWIEWQAQYFASCLLMPQYKLEEERRGRDLTKWSHLYAIQKDLGVTISNLTNRLQDLGWIYIPKGSKQIYPGNTVRHGQTKIF, encoded by the coding sequence TTGAGTGTAATTAAGCCTTATCAGTTCTTGCCCAAAGAAAAAATTGAGCATTTGGCTAACGATCTTCTTAGGCGTATGGAGGGAACACCAACTTTCCCAAATTGGCCTGGGGTAGCTGAACGTGCAGTTGATTTTCTAGACCTGGGTATGGTTTGGGAGAAGATTCCTCACCAAGATGGCAGACCTGTAGCGGCTAGAATTTATCCGACACAACGTTTGATAGAAATTAATGAAGATATCCCAAAGCTCCAGCAAGACTTTGGTTTTGCAGAGTCCACAATTGCTCATGAAGTTGGGCATTGGATACTGCATATTAACCAAGATGAAGCTGATGGTATTGTAGAACAACTAGAGTTATCCCTAGATTGTGTGACGACTGAACAACCGTTCTTGTGTCGTGATGTTGGCGAACGAATTGCTCTGAATAGTCCCCAAACTCAAGCTGATTGGATTGAGTGGCAAGCTCAGTATTTTGCTAGTTGTTTATTGATGCCACAGTATAAATTAGAAGAAGAGCGAAGGGGACGTGATTTAACGAAGTGGTCTCACCTCTATGCCATACAAAAGGATCTGGGTGTAACAATATCTAATTTGACAAACCGCTTACAAGACCTTGGCTGGATTTACATCCCCAAAGGTTCTAAGCAAATTTATCCTGGGAACACTGTTCGTCATGGCCAGACAAAAATTTTTTAA
- a CDS encoding ISAs1 family transposase, translating into MLVSLIEHLKKVKDFRKSQGKRHPLWIVLLVVVLGMMSGYQGYREIGHFVKYEQRNLINNLEIFTERLPSCATIRRVMMGMDWQNLSEVFNQWAKENYPQIDETDWLAIDGKSLRSTVTNYADKSQNFGVIVSVFSQLTGLVIALSKIENKSKSEIAEVQDIVRNCGFKGKVISADALHCNQTTTRAIIKSQNNYLIALKKNQNKLYEQVKTLTNMIEPSSRCITKEQSHGRQVTREVTVFNNIIKLKNWSHIQSLIKVERWGWRGSSPYQETVYYISSMSADAETFNQRIRGHWRIENQVHWVKDVILNEDKMKIHQIQAATNFSILKTIVLNLFRGLGFISITEGKRWLGNHWNKLLIMTEELT; encoded by the coding sequence ATGCTTGTTAGTCTAATAGAACACTTGAAGAAAGTCAAGGATTTTCGTAAAAGTCAAGGAAAAAGACATCCCTTATGGATAGTATTATTAGTAGTAGTTTTAGGGATGATGTCAGGGTATCAGGGCTATAGAGAAATTGGGCATTTTGTAAAATATGAGCAAAGGAATCTGATTAATAACTTGGAAATATTTACGGAAAGATTACCATCTTGTGCAACTATAAGAAGGGTAATGATGGGCATGGACTGGCAAAATCTCAGCGAAGTTTTTAATCAGTGGGCTAAAGAAAACTATCCGCAAATAGATGAAACAGACTGGTTGGCAATTGATGGAAAAAGTTTGAGAAGCACAGTAACAAACTATGCAGATAAATCGCAAAATTTTGGGGTAATAGTTTCTGTATTTAGTCAACTAACAGGATTAGTGATAGCCCTGAGTAAAATCGAGAATAAAAGTAAGTCAGAAATTGCCGAAGTTCAAGATATAGTAAGGAATTGCGGTTTTAAAGGAAAAGTAATAAGCGCCGATGCGCTGCATTGTAATCAAACTACAACTAGAGCAATTATCAAAAGTCAAAATAATTATTTAATTGCTTTAAAGAAAAACCAAAATAAATTGTATGAGCAAGTAAAAACTTTAACAAATATGATTGAGCCATCCAGCCGATGTATCACTAAAGAACAAAGTCATGGACGACAAGTAACTCGAGAAGTAACAGTTTTTAATAATATTATTAAATTGAAAAACTGGTCACATATTCAAAGCTTGATTAAAGTAGAACGCTGGGGATGGAGAGGAAGCTCACCATATCAAGAAACAGTTTATTACATCAGTAGCATGAGCGCAGATGCGGAAACGTTTAACCAAAGAATTAGAGGGCATTGGCGAATAGAAAATCAAGTTCACTGGGTCAAAGACGTAATTTTAAATGAAGATAAAATGAAAATTCATCAAATTCAAGCAGCTACTAATTTTTCCATTTTAAAAACAATAGTTTTGAATCTTTTTCGCGGCTTGGGTTTCATCTCTATAACCGAGGGAAAAAGGTGGTTAGGTAATCACTGGAACAAACTGCTCATTATGACGGAAGAATTGACTTAA
- a CDS encoding type II toxin-antitoxin system Phd/YefM family antitoxin produces the protein MKQITLTELPETVQNLINQAQQTGEQLTIMQNGVPFAIISPIQKKSLLQTLSTLEPLDEEFPDVDEGLLPLDDIEL, from the coding sequence ATGAAACAAATTACCCTTACAGAACTTCCCGAAACCGTTCAAAACCTAATTAATCAAGCTCAACAAACAGGTGAACAACTCACTATCATGCAAAATGGTGTTCCCTTCGCCATCATATCCCCCATTCAGAAAAAATCTCTCCTGCAAACACTTTCTACTCTTGAACCATTGGATGAAGAGTTTCCAGACGTAGACGAAGGATTATTACCGTTAGATGATATTGAGCTTTAA
- a CDS encoding type II toxin-antitoxin system VapC family toxin, translating to MTYLYLLDTNIISELIKNPRGVIFSKIQNVGEDTVCTSIIVACESRFGAEKKNSQKLTEKVEIILDSIEILPLTHPVEQYYAEIRTDLEQQGTPIGGNDLLIAAHCLSLGLTLVTNNVREFSRVPNLKVENWLNPN from the coding sequence ATGACTTATTTATACTTATTAGATACCAACATCATTTCCGAACTAATAAAAAACCCCAGAGGCGTAATATTTTCCAAAATTCAAAACGTTGGAGAAGATACAGTTTGTACAAGTATTATCGTAGCTTGCGAATCAAGATTTGGCGCAGAAAAAAAGAACTCTCAAAAGCTCACGGAAAAAGTTGAAATTATCTTGGATAGTATTGAAATATTACCCCTTACTCATCCCGTAGAGCAATACTACGCAGAAATCCGCACAGATTTAGAACAGCAAGGTACACCGATTGGCGGTAATGACTTATTGATTGCTGCCCACTGCTTAAGCCTTGGTCTAACTCTCGTTACAAACAATGTTCGTGAATTTTCCCGCGTACCCAATTTAAAAGTAGAAAACTGGCTGAACCCAAATTAA
- a CDS encoding NmrA family NAD(P)-binding protein — MKELIALSRKNKLQNKRFMGKTILIAGATGNLGGKIVDALLTHDANVRAIVRAETEPEKVSALRDKGVQVFQLDMFDKNKVAEVCAGAYCVVSALSGLRETVIDAQKALLDGAIEAHVPRFIPSVFSLDFTHLVSGTNRNLDWRREFEIYVDQAPIAATSIFNGAFMDLLTTDMPLILFRFRRILYWENLNVKMDLTTSDDVAQYAARVAIDADTPRHLRIAGDTVSAFDLKKIVSKATGKQFGLFCAGSIPLLEVIIQITRFFSPAENTLYPAWQGMQYMRDMMQGRAVVKAHDNHRYSDIGWTSVERFLARQNAKS; from the coding sequence TTGAAAGAACTGATCGCGTTGTCCAGAAAGAATAAATTACAAAACAAGAGGTTTATGGGAAAAACTATTTTAATCGCTGGCGCGACGGGCAATCTGGGCGGTAAAATTGTTGATGCCTTGCTAACACACGACGCAAATGTGCGAGCGATTGTGCGCGCTGAGACCGAACCGGAAAAAGTAAGCGCGCTTAGAGACAAAGGAGTGCAGGTTTTTCAGCTAGATATGTTCGACAAGAACAAAGTCGCCGAGGTTTGCGCGGGCGCATATTGCGTCGTATCAGCGCTATCGGGTTTACGCGAAACGGTCATTGACGCGCAAAAAGCACTTTTGGACGGTGCAATCGAAGCCCATGTGCCACGCTTTATTCCAAGCGTTTTTTCGCTCGATTTTACTCATCTCGTCTCCGGCACAAATCGAAATCTCGACTGGCGGCGCGAGTTTGAAATCTATGTCGATCAAGCCCCTATCGCCGCCACGAGCATTTTTAATGGTGCGTTTATGGATTTGCTGACGACTGATATGCCGTTGATTTTATTCAGATTTAGGCGAATTTTGTATTGGGAAAACTTGAATGTCAAAATGGATTTAACCACGAGCGACGACGTTGCCCAATATGCAGCGCGCGTAGCTATAGACGCAGATACGCCTCGCCATTTAAGGATTGCGGGTGATACAGTCAGTGCATTTGATCTGAAAAAAATCGTCAGTAAGGCAACAGGTAAGCAATTTGGTTTGTTCTGCGCTGGAAGCATTCCACTGCTCGAAGTCATCATTCAAATCACCAGATTTTTCTCGCCTGCGGAAAATACGCTTTATCCTGCTTGGCAGGGAATGCAGTATATGCGCGATATGATGCAGGGTCGCGCAGTAGTGAAAGCGCACGACAATCATCGTTATTCAGATATTGGCTGGACATCGGTCGAAAGATTTTTGGCGAGGCAAAATGCCAAAAGTTAA
- the pyrC gene encoding dihydroorotase produces the protein MQKLTITRPDDWHLHLRDGAALKAVLPHTVRQFARAIIMPNLKPPVRTVADAAAYRDRILAAIPDGQRFEPLMTLYLTDNTSPEEIIQAKESQFVKAVKYYPAGATTNSDLGVTDIRQCDRVFEAMQQVDLPLLLHGEVTDQDVDMFDREKAFIERHLIPLKQRFPNLRVVLEHVTTSDAVQYVLSANNIAATITPQHLLFNRNILFQGGIRPHFYCLPILKREEHRLALLQAATSGNPKFFLGTDSAPHPRNGKESSCGCAGCYSALHAMELYAEAFESVDALDQLEAFASFFGPDFYQLPRNTEQITLTRTTWRVPDEVPFTESGLVPLRAGQEMMWQMA, from the coding sequence ATGCAAAAGCTTACGATCACCCGACCCGACGACTGGCATCTGCATCTCCGCGACGGTGCAGCATTAAAAGCGGTTCTGCCCCATACGGTGCGGCAGTTTGCCCGCGCTATCATCATGCCGAACTTGAAGCCCCCCGTACGCACGGTAGCTGATGCTGCTGCATATCGCGATCGCATTCTTGCAGCGATTCCAGATGGGCAACGGTTTGAGCCACTGATGACGCTCTACCTCACCGACAACACCAGCCCCGAAGAAATTATCCAGGCTAAAGAATCTCAGTTTGTCAAAGCGGTAAAGTACTACCCAGCTGGTGCAACGACCAATTCAGACCTTGGTGTGACGGATATTCGTCAGTGCGATCGCGTTTTTGAAGCGATGCAGCAGGTAGATCTGCCTTTACTACTGCACGGGGAAGTGACCGATCAAGATGTTGATATGTTCGACCGCGAGAAAGCGTTTATTGAGCGACATTTGATCCCTCTTAAGCAGCGGTTTCCCAACCTGCGCGTGGTGCTGGAACACGTTACCACCTCAGATGCTGTGCAGTATGTCCTTTCTGCCAACAATATTGCTGCAACAATTACGCCACAACATTTATTGTTTAACCGCAATATTTTATTTCAAGGCGGCATTCGCCCCCATTTTTATTGCCTGCCCATTTTGAAACGAGAAGAGCATCGTCTGGCACTTTTGCAAGCGGCCACCTCTGGCAATCCTAAGTTTTTTCTTGGCACCGATAGTGCTCCTCATCCTCGAAATGGTAAAGAAAGTTCCTGTGGCTGCGCGGGTTGTTATTCGGCTCTGCACGCAATGGAGTTATACGCAGAAGCTTTTGAGAGCGTTGATGCACTCGATCAACTTGAAGCTTTCGCCAGTTTCTTTGGGCCAGATTTTTATCAACTCCCGCGCAATACCGAACAGATTACTTTGACTCGAACGACCTGGCGCGTTCCCGATGAAGTGCCATTTACTGAATCCGGACTTGTCCCCTTACGAGCAGGTCAGGAGATGATGTGGCAAATGGCTTGA